AAGGTATTTGCAAACCTGTCGTCAAAGCTAAAATTAGAACTAATCCATGAAATAAAATACGCGTATTACTGCATTTTAAAAAATATGTGACGGAAAGAAGTGCTAAAGCCATTGCAGTGTTGAACTTCATCAACCCCATGTCTGACGTCCACTGTATCAGTTGTGGCGAATGAGAAACCCACCCCGTCATCGTCAGCAAACTAAATAACAGCGTAAGACCTGGGAAGATCAACGGGAATTTATCTGGCAGTTTTAGTTTGCTATTAATGAATAACACGGGTCACACCAATGATACCTTTGATTTTTTGAATCTCATAGATAGCTTGGTTGAGTTGGCTCGCATCTTTAACGCTCACTTCAAAATGACAGACGGCTTTTTTATCTTTGGTGGTGCGGATTTGGGCTGTTTGAATATTAATCCCCTGCTGAGCAAAAGCCTCAGACATTGATTTCAATAGGCCTGGAATATCCTGAGAAATAATTTTTAAGCGCACCACGCGCTCTTGTCCGTCACCGGCCTGTTTCACGTTCCAATTCACATCTACTTTGCGAAGTTGATCGAATTCAAACGCTTTACGGCAGTCACTGCGGTGAATGGTAATCCCACGACCGCGACTGATAAAGCCAACAATAGGATCCCCTGGAATCGGATGGCAGCATTTTGCATAATGCACAAGTACGTCATCCATGCCATCGACACTGATCAGGGAATTTGTCTTCCGTGTTTTTTGAGTGGCTGCGCGCATGACCCTTTCCATAAAGGTGGTGTCATCGGTTTTCGCAGCTTCTTTAGCGATATTTTCTGGCGTCAGTCTTTCAACTAAAACGCGAGTTTCAACCTTTCCATATCCGACGTTGACGTACAGTTCATCGACATCAGAAAGACCATGATCTTTGAGATATTGCTCAAATGCCGGGCCTTTCATGTATTTGACTGCAGCCATTCCGAATTTACGGAATTCTTTTTCAACCAATTCTTTTCCAAGCATGATCGCGCGGCGACGCTGCTCTTCTTTCACAAACGCACGGATTTTTGATTTGGCTTTATTGGTAACAACGAACTTCAGCCAATCTTTGGAAGGGACTTGTGTTTTAGATGTCATCACTTCAACGGTGTCACCGTTTTGAAGTTGATATTTTAATGGAACCATTTTGCCATTCACGCGGGCCCCGACGATGCGGTTCCCTAATTCGGTGTGAACTGCGTAAGCAAAATCTACGGGTGTTGCACCCTCTGGGAATTCGCGCACGTCCCCTGTCGGAGTGAATACGTAAATTTCCGTTTCAAATAAGTCGGTCTTAACGGTATCAAGAAACTCATCAGGATTGCGAGTCTGCTGATGCAAGGTCACTAGATCGCGCAGCCAGTTGGCTTGTTGGAAATCGGATTCATCACCCATTTTCCCGCGCTCTTTATACTTCCAGTGAGCCGCGATACCGCGCTCTGCAACCAAATGCATTTCAGAAGTTCGAATTTGAATTTCGATACGCTCGCCGCCAGGCCCGATCACTGTCGTATGCAGAGACTGATAGTTATTGGCTTTCGGCATGGCGATGAAGTCTTTAAATCTTCCCGGAATTGGCTTCCATAAAGAGTGGACTAAACCAAGTACGGCGTAACATTCAGCCACATTCCCTACAAGTACGCGGAATGCAAGAACGTCATAAACTTGATCGTAATCGATGTTACGGGATTGCATTTTACGATAGATGGACCATAAGTGTTTTGAACGGCCGAACACTTCGTATTTGAAGCCTGCTTTATTCAACTCTTTAGCAATTAAACTTTTAACTTCATCGATATAGCGATTTTGTTCAGCTTCGGTTTTCTTAATTTGCTGAACAAGTTGGTAGTACATGTCAGGGCGATAATAACGGAAGCACAGGTCTTCAAGTTCCGTCTTTAACGAACTGATACCCATGCGACCTGCAAGAGGAGTGTAAATTTCTAAAGTCTCAAGGGCAATACGCTCTTGCTTTTCAAATGGCATGAAATTCAATGTGCGCATATTGTGCAAACGGTCTGCTAGTTTCACCAGCACCACGCGCACATCTTTACCCATCGCCACGATCATCTTGCGAATATTTTCGCCTTGTTTTTCATGACTGTTTTTAAATTTCATCTGACCGATTTTAGTAACACCATCCACCAAGTGCGCGATGACGTCACCAAATTCACGGCGAATATCTTCAAGCGTTGCCGCTGTATCTTCAACAGTGTCATGAAGTAAACCGCAGGCGATGGTATCTAAATCTAAATGAAGATCCGCAAGAATTGCTGCTACAGAAAGTGGATGAGAAATATAAGGCTCACCACTGCGACGGATTTGACCTTCATGGGCTTTTTCAGAAAAAAGGTAAGCCTTTTCGATCACTTTTAAATCCGCATTTGGATAAAAGCTACGAATGCGATTCAAAAGATCCTCGCACGTTTTTACAGGTTTTTGGCTTACAGCGGTTTCTTTAATAAACTCCATTCCTTAAAGGATACCCGAAAGACCCTGCGGTCTCCAAGGAGCATTTCAAAATGGACTCAAATTTCTTAATGATTCTAGTTACTTGGACCAAGGTCCGCTATTTGACAAGTTCTCGGCGGAAGGAGGCCTGTCACGCCGTAGCTCCGCAGGAGCGGAGGAGGAAAGCTGGAGCAGCATTCTCATTTTAAAATAAAAAAGGAGGCCTATAGCCTCCTTTTATTCAATCTGAAAAACGACTCAATTATTTATTAAGGTCTTTCTCGATTTGCTTAATAGCTTCTTCATTAGCCATAGCTTCTTGGTATCCCACGTTTCCGATAGCTACTTCGCGAAGAGCGCTCACAATATATTTATTACTGCGAGTAGAAACTGTCGCTTCTGCACCTTTAAGAAGTTGCTTAGCTCTTTTAGAAACCATCAAAACTAGAGCAAATCTATTAGGGACTTTTTCCAAGCAATCTTCAACAGTTACACGAGCCATTTCGCCTCCAGGCAGATATCTAATCCGGCTAAATTACCGCTAAGCTAGCAATTCTTCAACGATTTTTTTAAATTGGGCGTAGGAATGTTCAAAGTTATCATTCACGATCTGATAATCGAACTTTGAGGCCTCTTTGATCTCTTTTTCGGCGTTCGCCATACGAACTTCGATATCTTTAGGAACCTTGCCGTCACGCTTTTCAATGCGGCGACGCAGCTCATCAATCGACGGGGGAAGGATAAAAATCGTCTTTGCGTCCTCTGGGAACTTGGTTTTAAAGGTCACGACACCCTGGATATCAATATCCATGATCGCGCACTTACCCTGCTCCCAAGTATCATTGATGGATTTATAGGAAGTTCCGTAATAGTTCGTGTGAACTTTGGCCCATTCTACGAAAAAGCCCTCTTTGACCTTTTTTTGGAAG
This is a stretch of genomic DNA from Bdellovibrio reynosensis. It encodes these proteins:
- a CDS encoding RelA/SpoT family protein, whose product is MEFIKETAVSQKPVKTCEDLLNRIRSFYPNADLKVIEKAYLFSEKAHEGQIRRSGEPYISHPLSVAAILADLHLDLDTIACGLLHDTVEDTAATLEDIRREFGDVIAHLVDGVTKIGQMKFKNSHEKQGENIRKMIVAMGKDVRVVLVKLADRLHNMRTLNFMPFEKQERIALETLEIYTPLAGRMGISSLKTELEDLCFRYYRPDMYYQLVQQIKKTEAEQNRYIDEVKSLIAKELNKAGFKYEVFGRSKHLWSIYRKMQSRNIDYDQVYDVLAFRVLVGNVAECYAVLGLVHSLWKPIPGRFKDFIAMPKANNYQSLHTTVIGPGGERIEIQIRTSEMHLVAERGIAAHWKYKERGKMGDESDFQQANWLRDLVTLHQQTRNPDEFLDTVKTDLFETEIYVFTPTGDVREFPEGATPVDFAYAVHTELGNRIVGARVNGKMVPLKYQLQNGDTVEVMTSKTQVPSKDWLKFVVTNKAKSKIRAFVKEEQRRRAIMLGKELVEKEFRKFGMAAVKYMKGPAFEQYLKDHGLSDVDELYVNVGYGKVETRVLVERLTPENIAKEAAKTDDTTFMERVMRAATQKTRKTNSLISVDGMDDVLVHYAKCCHPIPGDPIVGFISRGRGITIHRSDCRKAFEFDQLRKVDVNWNVKQAGDGQERVVRLKIISQDIPGLLKSMSEAFAQQGINIQTAQIRTTKDKKAVCHFEVSVKDASQLNQAIYEIQKIKGIIGVTRVIH
- the rpoZ gene encoding DNA-directed RNA polymerase subunit omega; this translates as MARVTVEDCLEKVPNRFALVLMVSKRAKQLLKGAEATVSTRSNKYIVSALREVAIGNVGYQEAMANEEAIKQIEKDLNK
- the gmk gene encoding guanylate kinase, which translates into the protein MKTRLIIVAAPSGAGKSSFVEKISKEDPRLVDVITFTTREMRKGESEGHPYHFIDSEDFQKKVKEGFFVEWAKVHTNYYGTSYKSINDTWEQGKCAIMDIDIQGVVTFKTKFPEDAKTIFILPPSIDELRRRIEKRDGKVPKDIEVRMANAEKEIKEASKFDYQIVNDNFEHSYAQFKKIVEELLA